In a single window of the Zea mays cultivar B73 chromosome 5, Zm-B73-REFERENCE-NAM-5.0, whole genome shotgun sequence genome:
- the LOC103626634 gene encoding tyrosine-sulfated glycopeptide receptor 1 — MQQQQRVHPSHDNDKHNNDGFLKPLLGLALALLLSAFLPPTSSCSEQERSALLQFLAGLSRDGGLASSWRNGTGCCAWEGVGCGADGAVTDVSLASRGLEGQISASLGELTALLRLNLSHNLLSGGLPAELTSSNSILVLDVSFNRLNGGLRELPSSTPPRPLQVLNISTNLFTGPFPSTTWEAMTSLVALNASNNSFTGQIPSHICSSSPALAVIEVCYNQLSGLVPPGLGNCSMLRVLKAGHNALSGSLPDELFNATSLEYLSFPGNGLHGMLDSEHIMKLRNLAHLDLGGNRLSGNIPDSIGQLERLEELHLNNNDMSGELPSTLSNCTNLITIDLKVNNFGGELQKVDFFSLPNLKTLDLLYNSFSGTVPESIYSCSKLNALRLSNNNLHGQLSPAIANLKHLVFLSLVSNSFTNITNTLQILKNCRNLTSLLIGSNFKGEDMPEDETIDGFQNLQVLSMSNCSLSGKIPLWLSKLKNLQVLLLHTNQLSGTIPAWIKSLESLFHLDISSNKLTGEIPTALMEMPMLTTEKTATHLDPRVFELPVYKNPSLQYRITSALPKLLKLGYNNLTGAIPQEIGQLKSLAVLNFSSNNLSGKIPLELCNLTNLQVLDLSNNHLRGAIPSALNNLHFLSALNISYNNLEGPIPTGGQFSTFSNNSFEGNPKLCGPILHHSCSSAVAPTVSTKQHSRKAIFGIAFGSFFGVALLLLLVYLAVSFKCKRLIKKSKISDNEDVEATSHVSDSEQSLVIVPRGEGGENKLKFADIVKATNNFHQGNIIGCGGYGLVYKAILPDGTKLAIKKLNGEMLTMEREFKAEVEALSMAQHENLVPLWGYYIQGDSRLLVYSYMENGSLDDWLHTMDDDASTFLSWPMRLKIAQGASQGLSYIHDVCKPHIVHRDIKSSNILLDKDFKAYVADFGLSRLVLANKTHVTTELVGTLGYIPPEYGQGWVATLRGDIYSFGVVLLELLTGRRPVSALFLSKELVKWVQEMKSEGKQIEVLDPHLRGLGHDEQMLKVLEIACKCVDHDACMRPTILEVASCLDTIEPTLRMQNSVRI, encoded by the coding sequence ATGCAGCAGCAGCAACGGGTGCATCCCTCACATGACAACGACAAGCACAACAACGATGGGTTTCTCAAACCTCTCCTAGGCCTCGCGCTCGCGCTCTTGCTATCCGCCTTCCTCCCGCCTACGAGCTCGTGCTCGGAGCAGGAGAGGAGCGCCCTCCTCCAGTTCCTCGCTGGACTCTCGCGGGACGGCGGTCTCGCCTCGTCGTGGCGGAATGGCACGGGCTGCTGCGCGTGGGAAGGGGTCGGTTGCGGCGCAGACGGGGCAGTCACCGATGTCTCCCTTGCTTCAAGGGGCCTTGAGGGGCAAATCTCGGCGTCCCTGGGTGAGCTCACCGCGCTGCTGCGCCTCAACCTGTCCCACAACCTGCTGTCCGGTGGCCTGCCGGCGGAGCTGACGTCGTCAAACAGCATCCTTGTCCTCGATGTCAGCTTCAACCGTCTCAACGGAGGCCTGCGCGAGCTACCTTCGTCAACCCCTCCCCGTCCTCTGCAAGTACTCAACATCTCGACTAACTTGTTTACAGGACCGTTTCCATCGACCACATGGGAGGCGATGACCAGTCTGGTTGCACTCAATGCCAGCAACAACAGCTTTACCGGACAGATACCAAGCCATATCTGCAGTAGCTCACCGGCCTTGGCTGTGATTGAAGTCTGCTATAACCAACTCAGTGGCCTCGTTCCTCCTGGGCTTGGTAACTGCTCCATGCTCAGAGTGCTCAAGGCTGGCCACAATGCCCTCAGTGGGTCACTCCCCGATGAACTCTTCAATGCTACGTCACTAGAGTACCTCTCTTTTCCCGGCAATGGTTTGCACGGAATGCTTGATAGCGAACACATCATGAAGCTCAGAAATCTGGCCCACCTTGATCTTGGAGGCAACAGGCTAAGCGGAAACATCCCAGATTCCATAGGCCAGCTCGAGAGGTTAGAGGAACTGCATCTGAACAACAACGACATGTCTGGGGAGCTGCCATCAACTCTAAGCAACTGCACAAATCTCATAACGATTGACCTCAAGGTCAACAACTTCGGCGGAGAGCTTCAGAAGGTCGACTTCTTCAGCCTGCCCAATCTGAAAACATTGGATCTTCTGTACAACAGCTTCTCCGGCACGGTTCCTGAAAGCATCTACTCGTGCAGCAAGCTGAATGCGTTGCGGCTCTCTAACAACAACTTGCATGGACAGCTTTCCCCAGCAATAGCCAATTTGAAGCATCTTGTTTTCCTGTCACTAGTTTCCAACAGTTTTACAAATATCACAAATACGCTTCAGATACTCAAGAACTGTAGGAATCTCACCTCCCTACTTATTGGAAGCAACTTCAAGGGTGAGGACATGCCAGAAGATGAGACAATTGACGGGTTTCAGAATCTTCAGGTTCTTTCCATGTCTAACTGCTCGTTGTCTGGGAAAATACCTCTTTGGTTATCGAAGCTCAAAAATTTGCAGGTGCTGCTTTTGCACACGAATCAACTCAGTGGGACAATACCTGCCTGGATCAAAAGCTTAGAGTCACTATTCCATCTAGACATATCAAGTAACAAGCTTACAGGGGAAATACCAACAGCCTTAATGGAGATGCCAATGCTAACGACAGAAAAGACTGCAACCCATTTGGATCCAAGGGTATTTGAGCTACCTGTTTATAAAAACCCATCGCTCCAGTACCGGATAACCAGTGCTCTTCCAAAACTGCTGAAACTTGGTTACAATAACTTAACTGGTGCGATTCCCCAAGAAATTGGTCAGTTGAAGTCGCTCGCTGTACTCAATTTCAGCTCGAACAACTTATCGGGAAAAATACCACTGGAACTCTGCAACTTAACAAATCTGCAAGTACTAGACTTGTCTAACAATCATCTCAGAGGTGCAATCCCATCAGCATTGAACAACCTACACTTCCTCTCCGCACTGAATATTTCTTACAATAACCTGGAAGGGCCTATTCCTACTGGAGGCCAATTCAGTACATTCTCGAATAATAGCTTTGAAGGTAATCCAAAGCTGTGCGGACCTATCCTCCATCACAGTTGTAGCTCAGCAGTCGCACCAACAGTCTCAACAAAGCAACACAGTAGGAAAGCCATTTTTGGGATTGCATTTGGTTCGTTCTTTGGAGTTGCTCTTCTTCTGCTTCTGGTATATCTCGCTGTCTCATTCAAGTGTAAAAGGTTGATAAAGAAAAGCAAGATCAGTGATAACGAAGATGTAGAAGCAACTTCACACGTGTCTGATTCAGAACAGTCATTAGTGATAGTGCCAAGAGGAGAAGGGGGAGAAAACAAGCTCAAATTCGCTGACATTGTGAAGGCCACAAATAACTTCCACCAGGGAAACATCATAGGTTGTGGGGGCTATGGTCTGGTCTACAAGGCTATATTACCTGATGGGACCAAGCTGGCCATCAAGAAGCTTAATGGTGAAATGTTGACCATGGAAAGGGAATTCAAGGCAGAGGTTGAAGCACTCTCCATGGCCCAGCATGAGAATCTTGTGCCACTGTGGGGTTACTACATACAGGGAGATTCAAGGCTCCTCGTATATTCCTACATGGAGAATGGCAGCCTTGATGATTGGCTTCACACCATGGATGATGATGCCAGCACATTTCTCAGTTGGCCGATGCGGCTGAAAATTGCGCAAGGGGCAAGCCAAGGCCTTTCTTATATCCATGATGTCTGCAAGCCTCACATTGTCCACCGTGACATAAAGTCCAGTAATATCCTACTTGACAAAGATTTCAAGGCTTACGTTGCCGATTTTGGGCTCTCAAGATTAGTCCTTGCAAACAAAACTCATGTCACAACTGAGCTAGTTGGCACTCTGGGCTACATCCCACCTGAGTATGGGCAAGGCTGGGTTGCGACGTTGAGAGGTGATATCTACAGTTTTGGAGTCGTTCTGCTTGAGCTGCTCACAGGAAGGCGGCCTGTCTCAGCCTTGTTTTTATCAAAAGAACTTGTGAAGTGGGTGCAGGAGATGAAATCAGAAGGGAAGCAGATTGAGGTCCTCGATCCACATCTACGAGGCTTGGGGCATGACGAGCAAATGCTGAAGGTTCTTGAAATAGCCTGCAAGTGTGTCGACCATGACGCGTGCATGAGGCCAACCATACTGGAAGTAGCCTCCTGCCTTGACACTATAGAGCCCACCCTGAGGATGCAAAATTCAGTTAGGATATAG